The segment GAGTCCCTAAATACTTGGCTCCCTCAAGAAAATTTCTCCGCGGAATCCCCACTTCAAACTGCATAATTTCGCACGTCGCCGCCTCGCCTAAAGTGTAGTAAAACGTGGTGCCATTGTCCCACTCCACGCCGTACAGAAGCACCCCCAGTTGCTTCTGAAATATATTCACATTGGTCCCCCGCGGCCAGTCGTACCAGAGATCGCTTATCTGCAGATGCCCTGTGCTCAAGTTCATATAGAGAAGTGCATGGAATTGGTCCGGCCATGGCCGCGGACTTGGGGTACTGGTTGTGTCAAtgggttgaagaagaagaagaatcagcAAGCTCAGTGTTTTGTTTCTCAATGGTTTCATCTTGAGTCTGTGATATTAATTGTTGGTGTGTTTGTGATTTAAGCAAATTTTATAGAAGGGAAGCTGAAGATACAAGTGACGAGAGGCTGGGAAAATTCTTCTGGAAGGATAAGTTTTTGTAGTGTACACTTTAATTTCCCTGtcttattcataataaatttaggGAAATCTAGGACACCAACCAACCGCATAATCCGACATTATCAAtgcattttataattttctaaaataaaattactttgattttcaaatattaacaaaattaataaaatattaaaatttaaaaaaaaatgaatttaagcttttaatatatttataaaatcttaatttactCACTTTAATAGTGATTATAAATCTGATCAATATATTCCAAAATTTACTCATCCAaccaattcaaacaagattctccaattattaaaaaaaatagtataattaaaaaaatttcttttcccttaaCCATTTCGAGTCTAAGACATTGAAACATCtctttataacaataaaaacgCGTAAAAATACCTCTCATATAAAGAAAGAATGTGTTATGGGGTGTAGttttaagaagaagaaagaaattcaCTAAAGACAATAGAATGTGTATACAGAAGCATCATCACAAAGGCAAAGATACGAGACATATAGAGAAACTATATTATATGGTTAAAAAAGTACATAAAAGACAATAAATGGCATTGCAGAAAGATTTAAAATAGTATCCTGGGCAGACAAAGCATGCCATAACCTCAAAAACAAGAAGATCCAATTCACCAAAAACTGGGCAAATGGTACTCCACAGAAccaattattaagaaaaattctTCATGTGcctaatctctctctctctcattttctctctcttataAGTAGTGAGCTCTACATTTCATTGCTACTGTTATCTACATTGCAGATTGAAACATCATTTCCGCGAGTTCCTGCCACATTGCACACAAATTAgattcaacaaaaataacatttgaagAAAACATAGTGAAACAATATTGAACACTTTTATGACTAAGAAGCTGGCATGACAGAATACTaggaaatcaaacaaaaaatttcttgATTCTGTAATAACACCATCCATTTCAGGTTTCCTCTGGATAGACTAGTTTTTTATCACTGTTAGCATTATGGGAAGAGATGAAAGTTGCATCGATCATTCTAATTAATACTTTTTTACTCCTATTTTATGGTCAGTAGACAGTAACTCACAGCCAGTCGTGCTAATGGACGTTCTGCTACTATTTAAACAAGCAATAGATGTTAGCAGCTATCCGAATAttacagataatatatataaatatatataaatatatttaattacctGTTTAGCAGAAGGAACCTTGGGTTCTCCCCATTCCATGGCTTTCTTCTCAAGATATTCAAAATCAGCCTTACCAGCCTATCATTAGATGGCAACATTTTGCATTAGccaaagaaacaaattaaacaaaacaaagaagaatatatataatggGAACATATTACCTCAATTTTAGCCCCAACCTCTGAGTCAAAGCTCTGATATCGCTTACGAACAAGCTCAGCCAAAGAACCATCCTTTTTCCATAACAGAACCCGCTCAGTAAAATAGATTACAAAATAAGCAATTCATTGTAGTAAATTGGattagtattttatattttatttaatatagcAATAATTATCACCTCAATCAGCTTGGCAGCATTTCGAAGTCCACGGGCTAGTGCATCCATTCCAGTAATATGAGCGATGAACAAGTCCTCAACTTCTGTGCTCTCTCTTcgtctaaaatatataatagagtAGGTTCAGCCAAAAGGGGCATTGGAAAGGTAAAGAAATTAGAgcataaaagaaaaacatacaaaataGTCATCTTGTCATGTAAAGAAGTGGAGCAAAACTTAATTAAGATGCAGTATAGATATCCATCATGAAAAATCTTATAAACGAAAATTCATGCAAGCACAAAGAGAAGGATCAATAAGGGAAAAAAGAGACTCACAATTTTGCATCAAAGTTGAACCCTCCTGGAGCTAACCCTCCCTGtgataaacaaattaataaaataaattcaggATAAAATTAGTGTCAAAGGAGTTTTACAGTGAATCAGATGGTTGCTTGTATTACACACATTTCTGATTACACTGAGCATAACCATGGTTGACTCTGCAACATCAGTCAAGAATTGATCTGTATCCCAACCTGTGGTAATGTCAATAGGTCcatattataaactaaaatCTCCGGTTATCTCAAGTGGAGTTTGTAAAATCTTTATCTAAAATAAGCATAGAAATAAAATACAGCCAAAGTGCAGAATATTTCAGTACCAACTTGAGGATCGCCAGTGTTTGCATCAATATTTCCTAGTAAACCATTGAGTCTTGCAGTTTCAAGCTCATGATGACAGCTGTAAACCACACAAGCATTTTACAGGTATTGAGGAACTTCATGAAAGTTCAATCTTCCAATTGAAAGCacttaataaaaacaaataagcaAAGCATACAATAAGAGCTTgagaaacaaaaattatgaCATACCTGTGACCAGACAGGGTGGCATGGTTACACTcaatgtttagtttaaattcatctacaaaaaatttaaaaaagtaacaaTATGTTAGATGTTAACTGCTATGCTAAATAAACACCATAAATAATTAGACAATTCGTTTAAATGTAAACAGTGCATGAGTAcgacaacaaaattaaaaatcaggATGGAAAGATTGAAGGAAACTACGCATTATAATTTTCCtctagattaaaaaaatcaagtcATCCAACGGTTTATAGCCCCAGTCCCAGTCCCAGTTAGACCAACTATAGCTCATGGCGTAAAATCAAGTTGGTGACAATTTCAGTCCTCGAAAGACATGATGTCATTTTTCAATGACAACAACAGTATGTTTTAATCCCAAAAATGGATCTCAAGTAGATTAGTAATGTCCAAATAAGGAAAGAAGCACCCAATCATGCTACAAATGTAGTTAAGAAtcttaatattgttataaaaatacAGTAAAGTGAACAGGAATATTACCTATGAGACCATACTTTCGTAAAAAGTTAGCAGTTGTTGCAGCATCCCAGTCGTATCTGACAAACATCACCATATGTTAAAATAAACCTGGATTGTTTGCCTTATTGGCcataatattatatcaagaaAAAAAGCATACTGGTGTTTTGTAGGTTCTTGAGGCTTGGGTTCAATTAACAGAGTCCCTGAAAGTAAAAGAAACAGTAGGTCCCCATTATAATTTGGTgtgttgaaaacaaaataaaaagaaaaaaaattgactgttcttaaattttctggataaatgaaaatttgagaaatgaaaGAGACCATTACAATAGGTATGTTATTCACATTCTATGAAGCCATAAATCATAAGATTTATTCTACCCCTATAACTGTTGGAATTTTCCTAGCATCTGACAGTCATAAAAGTAAATCCATTACAATGGGGAGAAGAAAAACATACCATTGAATCCAATTTTCTTCTTGTAGGCAGCAGCAGCTTCTAGGAATCTTGCCTGCAAACAGGCAACAAATAGTCTCAgtcaaatcataaaaataaaaccaaaagagAACATCTGGATAGTAAAACCTTGTCAATAATACATAATATCTAAGGAAAgataaataacaaacaaaataacttaaaagtaaggacatgtttgataaaaataccAAATGACCCAGCTCTCTTCCCATATCTGTGTTCAAGAGAGTTTGATAACCCTCACGGCCACCCCAAAACACATAGTTTTCTCCCCCTAAATAATGCGTGACCTGCAGAATTGTCGATTGGAATTCAGTAACTACTACATTTGAGATAATTTAAACTATATGAAAGAGAAATAATATGCATTTTTCAGAATATCCACAACCACCCACCTCCATGGCTTTCTTGACTTGAGCTGCAGAATATGCATAGACACCTAATTCAGAGCtgtaaaaaaaattccaaaacatTTAGAGTTAATAAATAGACACATCCAGTAAGGAAAACAAAAGGAATGAAAAGTTAAGGGTATATATTACCTAGTTGCAGCACCATGCATAAAGCGAGGATGCACAAATAGCTGAGCAGTACCCCACAGTGGATGAATCTTGTTTCCCTGAAGATTAAgattaatgaaaacattgaAGGCATCAGAAGATTTCATGTCACGTAAGCATATGCTGGTTTCTGATTTTAGTctccaaaaacaaaacaattgcAGAAGAGGTATCATAAATTTATAGATCCAACAAAATAACAATGTCAAATCATAGGTTTCATCTCCTGTATCCTAGAGAGAGTTTTAGAGGTTTTCTTATTGCCTTGCCATTGAATGGGAGTTCTTTACAACATCAAGGTATTGTAATGGACAAATCGATAGAAAGTATATGTGTATCTTACAAAACCCAGGCAAACAATGAATCTTATCATAGACCTTAAACTATTCCTTTTGCCACCAATGCATTCTAGCTCGGTTGATTCACAGGATGAGGATGTGAAGGAGAATGGCTCTAAATCCATGTAAATAACactttacaaaaaataaatgaatacttTATAATATGAGGACCCAaaacattcatatcaaattGCTAAAGAGAAGATACAGGATATCTGAATTTAAATCGAgccttttaatttcttttttcttttcttcttttgttccATTCTGAAACAATGAGGCCCAAAATCTACGACAAGTAGATAGAGAGCAAGTTGCATCTCTCTACTTTACTTCagcatataattaagtaataatGAGACTTAAGTAAACTTACTAACATGACTTCATGAACTTACCTGAAGCTCTTTAGCAAGGGCCACCACTTCATCCAAGTTTCTATTACTTTCCTGTTACAAATTTAACACCCCATAAACATGATATTAGAGACATGAATATAATTACAATCAGGAATAAAACAGAATAACAAAAATGATAGTAAATAAGACAATGAGCATAATAcccttaaaagaaaataaatgaccAACCTCAAGTGTTTTTCCTTCAGGAGCTATATCCCTGTCGTGGAAACACCACAAATCAACTCCAAGTTTCTCTATGAACTCAAAGTTGGCTCTCACTGTTCCAATAGAagtgtcataaaaaaaatatattcaattataaacgGTAACACAATAATAAAGACAAAGTACACTGTGTAAGCAGGTCAGCCAAGCTTACTTCTTCTTTTGGCCATAGCTAATGAATTGGTACCATCTTCCCATGGCCAAAATTTTGTAGGTGCACCAAATGGATCCCCACCTGTTCCACGGAAGGTGTGCCAAAATGCAACACTGAATCTCAACCAATCCTATTGCATTAATAACTTCGTCAGCA is part of the Mangifera indica cultivar Alphonso chromosome 13, CATAS_Mindica_2.1, whole genome shotgun sequence genome and harbors:
- the LOC123195155 gene encoding xylose isomerase-like — encoded protein: MMEAKRVILLLLCLDVVLFLVNAVPSTCPADNLGSQCDESDDWEGEFFPGIPKIKYEGPNTKNPLAFKWYNPEEEILGKKMKDWLRFSVAFWHTFRGTGGDPFGAPTKFWPWEDGTNSLAMAKRRMRANFEFIEKLGVDLWCFHDRDIAPEGKTLEESNRNLDEVVALAKELQGNKIHPLWGTAQLFVHPRFMHGAATSSELGVYAYSAAQVKKAMEVTHYLGGENYVFWGGREGYQTLLNTDMGRELGHLARFLEAAAAYKKKIGFNGTLLIEPKPQEPTKHQYDWDAATTANFLRKYGLIDEFKLNIECNHATLSGHSCHHELETARLNGLLGNIDANTGDPQVGWDTDQFLTDVAESTMVMLSVIRNGGLAPGGFNFDAKLRRESTEVEDLFIAHITGMDALARGLRNAAKLIEDGSLAELVRKRYQSFDSEVGAKIEAGKADFEYLEKKAMEWGEPKVPSAKQELAEMMFQSAM
- the LOC123194484 gene encoding uncharacterized protein At4g14100-like translates to MKPLRNKTLSLLILLLLQPIDTTSTPSPRPWPDQFHALLYMNLSTGHLQISDLWYDWPRGTNVNIFQKQLGVLLYGVEWDNGTTFYYTLGEAATCEIMQFEVGIPRRNFLEGAKYLGTQTTDGFLCDVWEKVDFIWYFEDVVSRRPVRWDFYDGISTHVITFEVGAVLNESFIQAPPYCFNETTEKKVFSS